TTCAAAGGAAGAAGGTTCAGTGCGGTTTAGGTTAATTGCATGTATCATCGGGGCTCCTCCGTGCATCCCACACCCTTCAAATGCCACTTACAGAGGAGACACCTGAGGAGGTAAAggcctgagcctcagtgtttctCGGGGAGCCTGGAGATGTTATGTAACTTTGAGCCCCAGGTCAACAATATAGAAGCAGCTCTCATTAGGGCAAGTCCCTTTGGTACCACTTGTGGAACAAAACTCATCTTTGAAGTGTAATTAGAGCCAACACTCAGTGAGTGCTCACTGAGTACCACCATGCTAAACCCCTCACGCGGACCAAGCCTCAGGACTTGGACGtgaaggtactattattaccagCCTCACTCTACCACGGAAGTGACCGACCCAAGGACCCCAGCTAAAAAGCAGAGTCAGGATCTGAAGCCAGCCAGTCTATCCTGAGCCGCTGCTGTCTTCACTCAGTACTAACAAGACAGTGGGGACATGCTAAAACGATACCAAAaccagcacattttaaaaatatatctcccATTACTTTATAAATATACTCAATCCCTCCCCCAAGACTTTCCagcaagaaatgaaaacattgtgTCAATGCCACTTTATTTTTCACACAATGGACTAGTCTAGTAAATAGAGAGCAGGAGAATTCTCTTTAAATATTGTTCATGGAAAGAAATTTGacatttgttcaaaataattgATCAATCGCCTCATCTGATCCAGACGCCATTTGCCACTGAATTCTgcaaacaaaaaggagaaatgtaCAGGGGCATGttattatataatgtattttaaattgtacCTCAATTTGACATGTCATAAACGCCCATAGTCGGTACTTATAAGATTTGTTGTTGCCGTATCGGACCAGGCCATCCGGTCAGTGTGAGACCTGTGGTCACGGAGAACATCTTCCCTGGCTTGGCCTGGACAGCTGCGCTTCTGTGGACAGTTTCTCAGGTACCTTGACCTGCCAGGGCCCTGGTTGGGGACAGCGGCCTCATGTCCCTGGGACTACATCACCATGAGAGACAGGAGTCCCAGAGCTGCCCATGTGCAGAGACGTCCACCGCCAATGGCCAGAAGGCCAACAATCTCCCCAGATTTAACCTCTGGGTCTCAGAGCATCATTGAATGGAGAGAAGGGCCTTGCCTGGCTGTACTGGGAAGTGTTTCTACCACAGAGAACCCCTCGCCCCAAGCATGCCAGTGTGGAGTTTCCTCCTCAAAAGAGCCAGGTGAGAAGTCACACAAGCTGTGGAGCCTTTGTCCCCTCACAGCTGCCGCTGGGGACAGCACACCTGAAAAGGAGCCAGCGCGAAAGGGAAGGCTGATTGTTTGGGGCAATGCCAGGCTGTGGGTGGGAGTTCTTGGTGGTGCTGAGAGCAggaaagggaggggcagaggtcCCCAGGGGTTCCACATGGTCCCCATTTCTTGAAATTATCACCCTTCTCACTCCCCCACATCAGACACATAACATTCTCTTGGAGGAAACTTGCCGCAGTGAGGCTGACCTTGGACTGTCCTACCAGATGTTAACATCAAGGTTTCTTCCATTCCTcggcttgggaaaaaaaaaaaagatggagcaGTTTACAGAAACTGAGACAAAACTGCCTGGAACCTGTTTCTTGGTTTCAGATCCTTCCTCTACTGGGCCCTGAGGCCCTGTTCTCCTAACTGGGATGTGAGCAGCCTCCTTGGAGGCTCACCTGGGAAGCCCCAGGCTCTACTAGACTGTGGGTCCTTTGGGACAGTTCTCCAGGACCCTTGCTGCTCCTACGGCCCTGgtactgtcccccaccccaccactccaCCCCTTAGCCTCCGTTTATGTGATGGAACGATCCCCGGACCACTTACACAGGACTTCCCACCCCAAAGGTGTCATGGAGACCTGCAGTTTCTCCACGTACTCTCTAGAGAACAACCACTCTCAGGTCACGCAGATTTAAAAGGTGTACATGGGGCtttgtggggggggggcatttCTGGGGTCCAGCAGGTTTGGGAAAGGCATGATTGAGCCAAATTAAACAGGTTGTTTCCTGCAGGACATGGTGATGTGCACTGCCAGCCTGAGAGTGTCAGATGCAGTGTTTCCCATCGTATTTGAACTTTGAGAGCATCTGTTAGCACCAGTGACCCACAGAATGCAGTTTGAGGGCCACACGTCTAGTCTGATTCACACATTTTTCTGAGGCAAACACAGAAGATCTAGGGAGTGAAACACATCTGGTGAGAGGTACACCAGGAACTAAGAGACAGCCTGTGACTGTGTGATCTCTGCAAGAAGCTCCGAGTctcctggggaaaaaatgatgCTTAGATTCCTCTTTACAGGGTATTTTGGGCCAGGTGTCCTGGACCTTCAGGCTTAGGAACACAGACTGGCTCTGGCTGGCCCCTGTGTCTGTCCCTCAGCAGGACTCCTGCCTCCCGCTCCTGAGCTCCTCCCAGAGCTCTGGTGCCCTCAGCCTGTGACCTGCTGGACCCTTTCCTTTCCAAGCATCGAGTCACTCCCTAAATAAAGTGTGACAAAGTTCCCACAATTATTCACTAGTTCGCCATGGGGCCCTGGATGTGCTCATCCTGCAGTGACTCCATGATGGGGATGGCAGGAGGGAATCAGGttaaaaacagagaagaggaaacataCTATACCCTGAAAAGGAAAAACGGTCTTCCCAACATGGCAGTGTGATCCTGCAACATAAAAACACAAAGCCGTTATGAAACCACACTGTGCCAGAGGTCTTTCAAAGATGTCTAtgacagtggttttcaaagtgggGTTCCCAGACCCAAAACATCAacacctgagaacttgttagaaatgcaaattctcaggcccctaCTGAATCTTTGGAGTTGGGGCCCAGccatctgaattttaacaaggcTCCCAGGTGTCTGTGGTGCACAGCAGCTTGGAGAAGCACTGGTCTGTGGGGTTCACGCCACCTGCAGCGCCTCCCCTCAAGCTCGTTCAACTGCCCTGATCCTGAGCCAGAAAACAAGATGCCCCAGGTGACTCGTCCgcaacaaaggagacaaaataGTAACACCCACAGGCATCGCCCCATGATCGCTTTCTGCCTCAGGGCAAGCCCAGGGAAACCTGAAATCAAATGCTCAGCCTCAGAGATTTTCTGGGAGCTACTGTGAGGCTAGTTCTTTCCAGAAATGGTCTAAAGGGGCTGCAAGGCGGCCGGGCTGCAGCGCTTCCCTGACCTGCTTCTAGATCTTTCTTGGGCAGTGGGGCTAGCTAACGAGCTTACATACCTTTTTGGTAAAATCTGCTGCAGCAGCCCCCGAATCCTGCAAAGGAGTGAAGTACAGGTTAATTTAACAGGAACCACCACATCCCCGAGGCTTGCAGGGGTTGTACTGTGACCCTGCTTGCTTTCCAAGGTAGCCAGAAGTCAGGTGCAAAAAAGCCCTTCAAGGAAACAGCTAACCATCGAGTCAATTACAATTTCCTGTTCCGGAAGGAAGCTTGTTTTCTTGTTGGAGTTACCCTCTGGGTCCAGGACGATGTTAAATTTGCTTGCTATTCCCAACAGTCTTGACTTGAATTTGACCCCTAGCTTAGCAAATTTTCAAGGATAAGCCATTTCAGCTTCTTTGGCTCCTCTTTCCCTGTGGATCTGGCCCGACAATGGAGGCAGATTCAACCTGGAAGCCTGTGGTCAACATCAGAGCAGACAACCTGATGCCTGTGCTTTGGACCACCAACCGATTTCTCAGGAAGTGAGCAGTTCTCTGGGGTCTTGGCGTTTTCAGAGCTGAAACCAGGAATGTCCTGGGCAAACTTAGATGAGTTGGTCACCCTGCTAGGGCTCACAGGGTccaaaaatttttgtttctttgttttgctacCATGCAACAAAACCTTGATGAACGTTTTGAACAAGTTTAGCTATTAATGCAATTAGTCATTCTaaacttaactttttttaattaaaaagaatcttttattaaaaaaaaaaaaaagctctgagaTAGGAATGAACGGGCAGATGGGACAATGGCAAGCAGAGTAAAGGACCAAGCCAAGTGTCTATGTCACgaggaggaagcagaagacacgaggaaaatgaaaaaaaaaaaaacaacaacaacaacaaaaaaaaaccacgaaCACGAAACCGGAAATAGATGAAGGGCGCAGACGAAGAGAGGACATCACGGAAGACATCACGCAGACAACTTGCGGGGCTGCCGTGGAGAGACTGAGGCTGGGGAGGTTAAGACACTTGTGCAGGGAGAAAGTGCAAGTGAGCCCCAAGGCAGCGACACGCATTTACCACGGTGATGTGCACTTTCAGTGGCAGAAAAATATGGTGGAAGGAAAACGCACATACGCGCTGGCGAAATCTTTTCATCCTGCGGTTCGCGAGCTTCGCAGCCAGACGCATTAGAGGGTGCACAGGACGAAACTGCAGCAAAGAGGCATGAGAGTCAGGCTGCACAGCGCTGCGCCGGGGCCCGGGCTATGCACTTTCCTGTCTGCTCCCTCCCTTACAAATGGGTGTAATTTTCAGAGGAAAGTCCCATTTCCCAGCCCAAGCTtgaaattttatgatttcaaTAAAGAACCACTTGCCTTGCTAGCAGGTTTCATTCCAACACATCCCTTAAGACTATTCCCTTAGGGTAAGTCAGCCTTGTATCTGCATTAACCCCAAGCATTCCGTCCTCCTAGTGTTGCATGCATCTCCGTGAAGATCCTCTCTGGCCCCCCAGGTGTGCTCTCCCAATCTAAGGGATTAGGGAAGGGCAGCATCCATGACCCCCTCACTGATGCATTTATTTCCCTGTACATCTCCTCTGTGACTGCCCGCAAACACTCAGACTTCCATGCCCTGTCTTATCTAGTCCTGTGAAGCCTCCCTGAGTATTTCAgctcagagtaaaagttaattCGTGTCACGGACCCAgagtttatcttttcctttccatttttgcccTTTCTCCATTTGCAGGGCCCAGAGCCCTCCTTGATGATATCGCCATCCTTACCAGATCCCCATCACTAACCCAGTACTACTCTTGGCCTCATAGGGAAAAACCAGTATgcttgtatttgctttttttttttttttttaagtatagtcagtttacaatgttgcatcaatttctggtgtacagcagagtgtttcagtcatacaaatactTGTTTTACATCGTTTtacatcctttttcattataggttactacaaggtattgagtatagttccctgcactatacagtagaaacttgttgtttatctatttcatatatagtagttagtacctgcaaatctcaaactcccaatttatccctcaccccctgtaaacataagtttgttttctatgtctgtgagtctggttctgattTTTTAAGGATCTTCCTGAAGACTTGGAAAGCCTTGATTATATAAATAAGTGACTTTATAATAGTAGAATTTTAATTGCTGTGACTAAGtaacttgaattaaaaaattatattctatgACCTTCCCAAAGTCTCCAAATCATACCCTGCAGAAATTCATTTAAACCACCTGTTCCTGAGGGTAACTCAAATTTGTAATAAGAAACTCAAGGGTGATGCTTTTTATTCCCAGAGCATACACTCACCAAGACACAAAACTTCCATGCATCGCTACAGGGGTGTGGATACTTACACTtcacaaatttttcaaaattttaaaaaacagaatatggAACAATGAAAATTAGAGCTCAGTGTTTACCAGGCTCTTCTTGTACATCTAAgtgagtaataaaaaaaaagttatttcttgctaagtttttcctttttggtaattTATTCTCTAGCTTTTCAGGTCTGTcggcctcccccaaccccttccacggagaaggagagagagaatcctTGCAGCTCCAGGAAAAAGCATGTAGGAAGCTATTACACAGTGTCCAGAAGAGTATTTCGACCTCTCTGCGGATATGAACTGAGAAAGGACAAAGGCACACAGAGGATTATGACTTTTACAGAAAGATGATTAGGATAAAATACTGACCCCAGTTTTAACTGGATGTGTCGGCTCCTGGTTTCTGGAGTAGtgaaatagaaactaaataagagaaaaagaaggttGATTTTAGAATTAAGCGTCACTCACTGTAAAGGTGAAAGGAGCATGTGTTTGTGGCGGGACTGGGCGGGACTCACCCTTTTGCAGATGTCTTGATCATCCTGGAAAGAGAATTGTGAGGCTGAATCACAGGGTATTTTACTGGGGCAGGAGACTGATGAGGTTTCCAGTAGAAGTTACATAAGGGACCTTACTGATTTACCTGAATATTATGAGGTAAATTGGCAATCTAAAAAGAAATCTGTTATAGAAACTTAATAAGACTACAGTTAATGCAGgatcttgaaaaaaagaaacttgccagcaatgtcattattttaaaagttaatcttattttaccttttcaaTCTTCAAGGGAATAACATACTCTATGATGAATTGAAACTATACCCTAATCAAGTCCCAGAGAGCCTTCTGACTCAGAGgtggaataaaataatgactgCAACTTTTAACTAGCTGCTGGGTGTCACCTAGAATTTAGCTTTTTCAGGGTTGGTTCCTATTGGTCAAATTTTCACCCCAAATGCTTTCTACATGAATCTTCGTTTTTCTTGCAGAAAGCCAAGCTTTTAATGTCCAAATCCTTGTTAGAACACCACCCTGCCCTGTCTGCAGCGTATCCTACTCAAGGATGTGCTGTGCGTGATCTTTCAAATAGGCTGATCTGGTTACGATTGATCTCATTTCATTCACATTTAAACATTCTTGAATCAGCCCAAACTTCAATCAAGACAAATGAAAGCTGTTAGTAACTCTTCTAATTTTTGTTGCTGTGAGTACGTCTTCCTACAAACTTCGTGGAGAATTTTTGTGGTAACCAGTAAacatattctctctttctctctctgttacgCACGTGCACGTACAGATGTGCATAagggcgcacacacacacacacacaataattaaCCAAAATTACTCATAGCAGACGCTCAGTGGAAATTGACTCTCTATTTCCTAATCATCACTATTTCTAAAtcatcagaaaatatttactatttttacaGCTCCCGGTCTCTTTGtcagcttctgtgtgtgtgtgtgttctggaaaCTACTGggcaaactatatatatatatattttttttttttttttttaccgtgtTCATCAACTTTATACCATTACttttcaaaccaaaaaaaaaaaaaaaaaaaaaccaagaaatttgAAGATGCTTTTCCAGGTGCTGAACATCACTCTCAAGATTTCATATGCaccttccttattttttaagagaaaaatatttaaaatgtttatttatctatcttgtATACTGTTTATTTCcccaactagaatgtaagttccacaaAAGCAggtagttttgtctgttttgatcACGACTCTATCCTCAGAACTGGAGACATGACATGCTCTCAGTAAATACCTTTTTGAATGATTGAAAAGTAGGGCTGTGTTCACAAGAATCTGTTGCCTCTTTTCTCATCTAGACTTCTGATTCCACGTGGTGACCAGAAACACAAAACATGAAGAGTGTTTGCAGGTGTCATTATTTGCAGGGTAAAACTGTTTTCTGAATTGTCTCAAAATAAAAGTCCCCTGGAGACATAGACCTGGAGACCAGAACTGGATGTGGATTAGAGCCCAGGTAACTCATCCAGACACTGGACGGCAGAGGGAACCAAAGCCCCAGGGGAGACATGGACAAGCCAAAGATGACATTTCAAGGCAGTAACAAGACCAGGAAGAGCCACAGTctattaataactttaaaatatggaTAGCTTTGTTCAATGAGCATCCCTTGCTTTACTGCAATTGGAAACAATGAACAAGATCCACTTTGGGAAAATACAGAAGATGGAAGGAAATTCATTCCAAGAGGTCCTTTGCACTGGGGAACCATGCAACCTAATACTGCAGGTGGCACATAGGGCAGCCACACTTccactttctctgctcatgtAGACACCCTCACAACCTGCACATGGTGGGCAAGGCAGTCCCCTCCATGTGAGGCCAGGAGGCAAGGAGATGGAGACCACTGAGGTCTCATCTTGAATTTTTGCCCTCAGTGCTAAGACTGTAAAAATTAGTTCTAAAGATGAGAGATGACAATTGTCTTCAAAGATATGCATAATAGTAAACTGAAAATAAGAAGCAATAGGCATGATCTATTTATGAGGTTTAGGAGAGAAAGTGATGTTTGAATCTTGAAGAATGAAAATTGGTTACATCAAGAGACAATGGTAACAGTTGGCATTTAAGTGATGTCCTTTGTGATGCTCTGGACACTGTAGATATAACACCTCACAACTACTGAAATAATCAATCCTCACAATAACATTATGAGGCTAGTATGACGATTATTCCCatattacagatggggaaactgagacacagagcaaTTAAGAAACTTGCCAAGGTTAAGCAGATCTGGGTTATTGAAGCCAGGTACTTTGGTTTTTGAGTCTGGGTTGTTAACTACAGCCTGAGAAGGAGTCAGAGGCATTTTTGGCTAAGGAGAAGTGTTTGCAGAGACATAAGGTCTTATGCATGTAGAGAATAGTGAGTGAAAACATACCATCTCAAGGTGAAAAGAAATCTCTGCTAAGAATCATGCACTACCCTGATACCAGCCTCCTGCACTTTCCACTGAATCAACATTTACTTTGcattcattgaaatatttttgttgtggTTACTGTAGTTACTGTTAGTTCCTCTACATGAGATCTATTGTTTTGGAGAA
The sequence above is a segment of the Camelus ferus isolate YT-003-E chromosome 28, BCGSAC_Cfer_1.0, whole genome shotgun sequence genome. Coding sequences within it:
- the NMS gene encoding neuromedin-S, with the protein product MKHLLAHFPTILAIYCFCMLQIPSSGFPRHLADPPGGLDIVQLERLAYWATLSRQPKDDQDICKRFLFHYSRNQEPTHPVKTGFRPVHPLMRLAAKLANRRMKRFRQRDSGAAAADFTKKDHTAMLGRPFFLFRPRNGRNLDVNIW